The nucleotide sequence TATACAATATAGCTCAGCTTATAGGTGAACTTGGTAGTTATCCTATAATTATAAGAAATGACGAAATAACACTAAAGGGAGTTGAAAGATTAAATCCTGATAGAATTGTTATATCTCCAGGTCCTGGTTCTCCAGATAAAAAAGAGGATATAGGAATTGTTAATGATGTGATTAAATACTTAGGCAGAAGAATTCCTATCTTTGGGGTATGTTTAGGTCATCAAGCTATAGGATTTACCTTCGGCGCAGTTATAAGGAGAGCAAAAACGATCTATCATGGGAAGATAAGCAAAATAGTACATTCTTCTTCCTCTACACTATATGATGGGATTCCAAATCGTTTTGAAGCAACTAGATATCATAGTTTAGTTATTGATAATGTAAAGGAACCTTTAGTTATTGATGCGTATTCGGAAGAAGATAAGGAGATTATGGGAGTACATCATGTTGAATACAGGATCTATGGAGTTCAGTTTCATCCTGAGAGCGTGGGAACAGGATATGGTAGGAGAATATTTTATAACTTTCTGAATAAAGTGTAACTTGATGCCGAGATTTCTAAATGGTTGGTTAACTGATGTTGTACAAGCCTCCCTCTCCCGACCTAAAATAGAAAAGGTAAGAGATAGACCTATCTTCTCCTTAAAAAAAAGTATAATTTCTGCTAAGAATTCAGGATTAAATCCTATAATAGCAGAATATAAAAGAAGGTCTCCCTCTGGGATAAATGTAGATATTAACATTATAGAATATGTAAAATTTATGGAGAATAATGGTGCGACAGGAATAAGTGTTTTAACAGAAGAAAAGTTCTTTAACGGTAGTTATAATGACCTGGAACTAGTTGCAAAGAATGTAAAATTACCCATACTAATGAAAGATTTTGTAGTTAGTGAAAAACAAATAGATTCTGCATACAATATAGGAGCAGATGTTATATTATTAATAGCAAAAATATTGACGGAGAGAGAGCTGGTCAGTTTATACAAGTATGCTAAATCTTACGGACTAGAGGCAATAGTAGAAATATCAGATGAGGAGGACTTAGATGTAGCTTTAAGAGGTAATTATGATTTCATAGGGGTAAATGCTAGAAATCTTGAGTCACTAGAGGTAAGTTTAGATAGAACTAAAAAATTACTTCAAATGATACCTAAGGATAGGTTGAAAATAGCTGAAAGTGGTATTAGTACTAGACAAGACATTGAGGAACTCAGAGCTTCCGGTGCAGACGCTTTCCTCATAGGTACATCCTTATTAAAGGATCAGAATAAAATAAAGGAGTTGATTTAATACTTATACTGATGAGCTTAGATAATTTCTCTAAAGGAGCTTTAGCCATATCAGGCGAAACTACACTACTATATCAAGATATAGCTAGGAGTGTTCAAAAGGAGAAAGGAATAAAAATCGTCAACTTTGGCATAGGTCAGCCTGATTTTCCTACATTTCAAAAGATAAGAGATGAAGCTAAAAAAGCTCTTGATGGTGGTTTTACTGCTTATACTTCAGCATATGGTATTGACGAGTTAAGAGCTAAAATAGCAAGTTTTCTCAGTAGTAAATACAATACTAATATATCTAGTAAGGAAGTTATTATAACTCCTGGAGCTAAAGTCTCTTTGTATCTAGCATTTCTACTATACGTAAATCCAGGTGACGAAGTTATAATATTTGATCCTTCCTATTACTCCTATCCTGAAGTAGTCAAGATGTTAGGTGGAAAACCTGTTTATGTTAAGATGAAATGGAGAGAAGATACAGGATTTTCCCTTAATCTGAATGATCTTGAGAATAAAATTACTGATAAAACAAAGATGGTAGTACTAAATAATCCTCATAATCCTACCGGAATGGTATTTGATCCTAAAGAGATAGATCAGTTAATAGAAATAGCTAAATCTAAAAATCTGATAGTCCTATCGGATGAGATATACGACTATTTTGTTTATGAGGGGAAGATGAGAAGTGTACTCGAGGATCCAGACTGGAAAAACTTCAGCATATACGTTAATGGGTTTAGTAAAACCTTTTCCATGACTGGTTGGAGATTAGGATATGTAGTAGCTAAAGAAAACGTAATAAAGAAAATGTCTGAGATTGCTGCTAATGTCTACACATGTCCAACAAGTTTCGCTCAAAAAGCAGCTGTGTCTGCCTTTGATACGTTTGATGACGTAAAGAAAATGATAGATACATTTAAGAAAAGAAGGGATGTGATGTATTCTGAGTTAAAGAAAATTAAGGGAATACAGGTTAATAAGAGTCAGGGAGCTTTCTATATGTTTCCATATCTGGGCGAAATTCTGAGAAAAAGCGGTATGTCCACAAAAGATTTCTCTGTTAATCTAATTAAAGAAAAAGGAGTAGTAACTATTCCAGGAGAAGTGTTTCCATTAGATGCAGGTAAAGAGTTTGTAAGGTTAAGTTTTGCTGTTGACGAAAATGTTATTAAGGAAGGCGTTCAAAGAATGAGCGAGTTCATAAATCAGTTGATGAGAAGTTAAAAAAGCGATGGATGAGCTTAACTCCCATGGTCTGATAATAGTTCTACTTTTATTTCGTTATTTTCTTGGTAAATAATATCAATTAATTTTAAGGTTTTCTTTAGATCTTCTTCTATTATTTTTATTTTTGCAATGAAATCATCAGGTCCATAAATTTTAACCGAAATTGGAGTAGGTATAGCTAACCTATTTTGTATTTTAAGTGTCCTTATTGCTGAAGTTGCTTTTTTGATATATTCTCCTAATTTCTGTGCTTCTCCATCATCCTCTAAATCACTTGTATCAGGTAAGTTCTCTAGGGCTATACTCATCTTATCACCGTAAAGTCTTTCGTACATTTCTTCGGTTATGTGGGGAGCAATAGGATATAGTAAGATAAGTAGGTCTTTGATTATTCTGCTTAATGTATATATTGCTGACTCATCCTCCATAAATAGCCTGTGTTTTATTAGTTCTAAGTACTCATCTGCAATAGTTTCCCAGAAATAGGAATATATGGACTCAACTACAATGTAGAAGTCATAGTTTCTATATGCCTCTATGGATTGCTGTACAAATTTCTTATGCTCCTGCAGGATCCATTTATCTATTTCATGTAGTTTACTTGGTTTGTTTATCTTCTTTTTACCTATGAATGGATAAGATAATCTACCTGCATTCCATAGCTTCTGAAGTAGTAGCTTTTTAGATTTTACAGTATCCCATTTAAATGGAAAGTCGTCTCCTATTTTCGCATCAAGTAATGTTAACCTTATTGCGTCAGCTCCATACTCGTCAACCTTATCTAAAGGACTAACTACATTACCCTTACTCTTACTCATTCTTGTTCCGTCTGGTCCTAAAACTTGACCGTTAATTAACACTTCTTTGAAAGGTATGTTTCCTGCAAGGGCTAGAGTCCTATAATAGGTATAAAATAACCATGTTCTTATTATATCAGTGCCTTGCAGTCTCAAGGACGATGGAAATGTCTTTGTAAATCTACTTTTATCATCATAAAATCCTGTCAAATACAATACTGTAACACTGGAGTCAACCCAGACATCAGCAACATCTTTAACAGGTTTTAAATCTAATCCACAATGTGGACATTTCTCTACAGGTGGATTTACTTTACTAGGATCTATTGGTAGTACTTCTTCTGGGGCAGGTATTAAATGCCCATTATCACAATACCAGAATGGTAGTGGTGTACCGTAGACTCTTTGTCTACTAATGTTCCAGTCCCATTCAAGATTTTTTATCCATTCCTCAAGGTAATAGCTCATTCTCTGCGGAGTAAATTTCATTTTCTTATAATCTTCTAGCAGTTTATTTCTCCACTCTAATACTTTTATGTAGATCTGTTTCTTTATCAAGAACTCTATGGGAGATAAACAATCACTTCTTTCCGTATGAGCCAAAACATTATGAGTTATTTTCTCTACTTTTATGAGATAACCTTTTTCTTTTAGTATTTCAATAATTTTTTTCCTAGCCTCTTTAACGGTTAATCCATCAAGCAGCCCGTTAGTATTTTTGATCTTTCCCTTATCATCTACGACTTCATAAACAGGTAACCTATATGTTAATTGCCAACGGATATCCTGAGGATCTCCGTATGTACTTATCATCACAGCTCCAGTTCCAAATGTCATCTCAACAGCCTTATCTGCAATTATACTGATTTCCTTGTCAAAGAGTGGTATTTTGACTTTTCTGCCTACTAAAGACTTGTATCTTTCATCATCAGGGTTTACAGCTACTGCTTGAGTTGCTCCTAACAGTTCTGGTCTAGTTGTAGCTATGGTAACTCCTCCCTCACCATCTACAAATGGGAAAAGTATGTAAGCTAATACTCCATCTTCTTCTTTGTATCCTACTTCGCTTTGTGCTAACGCTGTTTCACATTTAGGACACCAGTAGACCGGTCCTTCTCTCATTTCCACTAAACCCATTTTGTGCATATCTATCAAACTTTTTTGTATAATTCTTCTATATTTACTCTCGTAGGTTCTATATTCAAACCTCTCCCATTCTGCTCTGTATCCTAATCTGATCATTGCTGTTCTCATACTTTTTATCATATCTTCAGTCCATTCTATACATTTTTTCAAAAATAATTCTCTGTTTTCTTTCGGTACTTTTAGTTTGTATTGTACTTTTAATTCTGTAGGTAAGCCCTGTGTATCCCAACCTTGAGGTAACAGAACGTTATAACCCTCAAGTCTCTTAAACCTACCAATAGTATCTGAGATAGTGACCCAATACGCATGACCCATGTGAAGTTCTCCGCTCGTAAATGGAGGGGGAGTATCTATTACAAATACAGGAGATTTTTCATCTTCGTCTCTAAATCGGAAAACTTTTTCCCAAAACTCCTTGGTCATCCATATATTTTGCCATTTTAGTTCAATCCCCTTAGGATCATAATGTTTAGGCCATTCCTCAAGTTTCTTGTTTATCTCGTCTTGAGATAACATTGATAAAAACTTAGTATAGTAGCTTATAAGTTCTAACGCAGAAATAGTCATGTGCTTAAAATTGCAATATTAGGTGGAGGAGTGTCAGGATCATTATTAGCTTATCTCATTAAAAAATATACCAATAATTATGTTAAGATTTTTGATATCAAAGATAGGTACATAAAGCCTTGTGGAGATATTGTACCTAATGTTTTTGAACCTCCTAATTCGTGGCCTAGGAAGTACGATATAAAGAGATTCGCGTTTTATCTAGATGGCGAGAGAGTTTACGACATTCAGTATAGGAGTACTAAATGGATAGTAATTGATAAGTGGAAATGGATCAACGACATGAGGAAAGAAGTGGATTTCTCGTATGTTGGTAATTTTAATGGAAAAGAGTTTGACATGACAATAGACTCAAAAGGTCCATATGATTTAGATAGAAAAGTTGTTTATACAACCAGAGTTCTTCTTAAAACCGATAAATTCGATGACGAGGCAGTAATTGAATTTAATACGAAATATACCGGATTTTATTGGATATTTCCATCCGAAGACGGAGTTTATAACATAGGTGCTGGTTTCATTGAAGATAAAAATTCTAGAGATTTAACGTTAAAATACATAAAAGAGAAATTCGGTGACAGGGAATACAAAATAGTGGACATAAGAGGTGCCCCAATATCGATTTCTCCCATTCATGAAACGAATTATAAGATAGGAGAAGCTAGGGGTTTGTTATTCCCATTGAGTGGTGAAGGAATAAGACCTTCTGCAATTTCAGCAGTAAAAGCGTTTGAGGCTATTAAGAATGGGAAAGATTTTAACAAATATCTATCAGAAGAACTTAAAAAAATACATGAGGCAATTTCTGTTCAACACATGTTTCTAAAGTTATATCTTAACTCATCGCTTTCTCTAAGGAAGCAATTTTTAAGATTGTTTTTTAAGAACGAGATTCTAATAGATGCGTATCTAGAGGATAAAATAACTTTTGAGGGGATAGCAGAATCTGTGAGGTCGATAAAAGGTGGAAGTTTACTTAGAAAACTCTAGTAGTAAATCTGGTAAACACGCGATAAGAACTCTATTATTTAAAGTAGAAGGAGAGAATATAGTAGAGGTTAAGGAGATAAAAGTAAAATCTAAACTCAATCCAGTTTACAAGAACGGAACTCGTCAATTAGTGATAATACCAGATAAAGGAACTTTTATACAGTTAATATTTATAAAGAATGTTTATGGCAGGGTAAAAGGGAAGGCATACGTTTATAATGATGGTAGGACTGTTCTAGAGATGAATTATCGTAAACTTAAACTTAAAATTGTATCAGGAAATCCTGCTTACGCAGATTATGTAAGAAAGATTTTTGAGAAATTAAAGATACCTATCAAGAGAGTTAATGTAAAGTTGGTGAGCTAATGTTTGAATTAGAATATAAAATTCTACCTCCTAACCCAGAGTATGTCATGTCGGCTACGGTCATTGATATGATAGAAAAAGAGTTAGTGGATCTTTGTAGTGTGGTGAGAACAGGTGGTTCTTTAGTATGTTCTCCTTCTGATGATTCTTTGATAGTCGTTTTTACAATTTTTAATCAGTTGAGGAAACTGGAAATACATGTCAGATTTTCCTCTACTAATGCAAAAAAACTTGCGGAGTTAATAAATGAGGTATCATCTAAGCTGAAAAGTAAAGGTTATCTTATAACTTTATCAATCTCCTCTAATATTTTACCATAAATCTCCTCTAGATTTTCAAAATTAGTTTCTTTCAATTTACCAATTACGTTGCAAACATAAATATTTATTCTAGTTTTACACACTACTAATCTTAATATCTTAAATTCTGTCGTTTCTATGTCCATGTCAATATAGGCAATCTTATTATATTGTGTAAAGGTGAGTTTCTTAATAAAATCTTGATTTCGAATAACTATATCCGTATCAGCGTAAAACAACTCATTATTCAGTATAAAAATATTTTTACCTTCTATTTGAGTCTTAAATTGCACTGACAAGTTCAGTACCACAGTATGGGCACTTTTTCTTTAATCCCCTAGCATCTGCTTCACAGAAGAATGCGTTATACTTCTTTTCACATTTAGGGCATTTGTAGACTAAGTCCGTTCCTATTCTTATTTTCCTATTACATATTCTACAGTATACTGTAAACCAGCCTGAATGTCCGTAAGAATTACTTCCCCTTAATCTAATACTCATGTGATATCAATGAGAGATAGAGATATATATGTTTATCCTCAGGAAACTTATAATTTACGTTTCATAATTCACATAAAAGTTGATTTAACAGTCCTTTTCGTAAGCGTAAATCTTGTCACATAAAAATCGGATTATTATAACTTACATTCTAACTAGTATCCTAGGTAGCTCATTAATCTGTACCTCTTTTTTAATTTCTTCTCCTGTCAATACATCTGTGTAAATTGCTCCCTCTTCAAGTTTCAGTTTGTAATTAACACTTCCCTTGGTTTTTATTATTACCAAAATTTTGTTAAACCTAATAAACCCACATAGTCCTTCTTCTAGATCTAATCCCTTATACTCGCCCTTTAAAAAATCCTCAGCCAACTGTTTTCTTAGGGATAAAAGCTTATATGTTAAATACATCTTAATTCTTCCATCGTCCATAGACTCTAACATATTTTTTTCAAATTTTTTTGGATTTTTCTAATATTTCGTGTAATTTCTTAAAATCCACTGGGACTCTGTTATCTGGATCTGTAAGTAAATATCGCCATATTTCTGTTCCCTGATAAAAATCAGGTATACCGGCTGACATAATTTTTAATGCGACCAAGGATAAGCTCTTAATCATCCCTATCCTTCTTATCTTACTTTCAAATTTCATGAAACTTTTAATGAAATCCTTATTGGTAAAAGTTTCTTCCACTAATTCCATTACTCTATTTTCATATTCTTTATTTGATTTCTCCATGAGGTATTTATCTTAGCTTCTCTGACACTTTTTATCATATGTTGCTTTATTCTCTCCTTAAAATCATTAGAGAATCCCTCATAAAAACTTCCCACTAAAACCTGATAATATCTATATTCATCATTTCTTGATACCTTTGGATTTATGATACTATGCCATTCCTCGACCTTATTTTTCCATTCTTCAGGAAATTCACTTAATACACTTATTTTCATCCTTACATCTTCACTAAACTTAGTATCATGTGTGCTAGTGGCATTTAGTGTGATTTTTCCTCTTCGTTTTTGATTAAATACATGAAACTGATCAGGCGATATCTTATAATATCGTAAATCGCTTCCAACCTCATTTATGGATATTAATCTATTGTATCTAAAGAGGAAAGTATCTTCATAAGCTTTAGCGTATACTGCTGGCATATATTGTTGTAATTTAGTATAAGCCTCTGGATTTCTTTTGGTTGCTTCCTCTATCTCATTGGTCTTATCACACTCTTTTACAATCTGATTAGCATAAGTTCTGTACACATCTATACAAGAAAGGTAATCTCTCAATATATCGTAGCTAATTCCTAGTTGTGATGCTAATCTTTTAACTTCATAACTAAATAGCTCATCAATTATTTGCGCTTTTATTTTCTTTATACTTTCACTTATAGATATTTTCTCCGCTGTGAAATTCTCATATATACTGTCCATTATCTCTTGATTAAAATTAAACAGTAAGTTGGAGTAATTTAAGAAGTCATATCCTGTAGTTCCATCTGAATTTAATTTTAATTCCTCCTGAAATCCCAGAATTTTTTCTACAATAATTATTTTATTTTTAATTATTGACCTCAGGTCATTAATATATTTCTCAGGATCATATAATCCATCAATATGATCAATTCTATAGCCATCAACATCTAAATCTAAGATCTTTGAATGGGACTCTTGAAATACGTGATCTTTTTCGACATTTACTCCTATTAAAGTATTAACATCGAAGAATCGTCTATAGCTAGGAGGATTTTTCCAAGACATTAGGGTATAATTCTGTTTTTGTAAAGTGTCGTATATATCATTTCCAACCTCTGTTAGAGGAAGTTTCCATTTGAAATATTCTAGGAAATATTCATCTCCATCTTTTACTATCTTTAATAAACCTTTACTTATCACTGTATCTAAATCTTCTCCTAATATGGGTAATCGTATCTTATCATCTTCTGGGAAAAAGTCAAAGTACGTATAATATTTACTCTTTTTACCCATTTTTAATACATCCATTAGTCGCCAATTTAGAGAATTTACAGCCATGTGATTTGGTACTATGTCCTGTATAATACCTAATCCAATAGTATGAGCTGTCTCTATTAATCTCCTGTATTCTTTCTCTCCTCCAAGTTCATCGTTTATCCTTGAATGATCTATTACATCGTACCCATGGTTACTTCCTGGCGAAGCCATTAAGACAGGAGAGAGGTAGAGATGGGAAACTCCTAAATCCTTAAAATACCATAGGTTATCGATTACGTCACCAAAATTAAAATTCTTATTTAACTGTAATCTGTAGGTTGCTGATATCACTGGAACTCTATCCTCCTGTAAATTAGTGCAGTCTTTCCATCTATTTCTACTTCTTTGTTGTTTTCTATTATCTTTTTATCGTTAGATGGCTCATGTGGATAAGGATGTAACACTAACTCCCATTTTCCATGAGGTACTTTTATCTTAAGATTAGTACTTGCTCCATTCAAAATAATTAGAAAAGTGTCGTCAGCTATCCTTTCTCCATTATAATTTATTTCATCGATAGCACTTCCCTCTAATATATAAATAATATGATTTGTTGGAGATTTCCACACTGAATCATCAACTTCATTGCCGTCAGGTTTTAGCCACGTCACATCCTTTAATGGGGAACCGTGTAACTTCTTACCCTGAAAATATCTAGCCCTCCTAAATATCGGATGAGCTTTATAAAAATTGGTAAGTCTCCTCACAAAATCATGAAACCTTACACGATTTTCATCAAGGTTCCAATCATACCAACTTGTCTCATTATCCTGACAAAAAGCATTATTGTTGCCTTTTTGTGTTCTTCCTATTTCGTCTCCCCCTAAGATCATTGGTATACCTTGGCTAACAAATAATGTTATTACAAAATTTCTTCTTTGTTTTTCTCTACAATAAAGAATATTAGAATCGTTAGTTTCTCCTTCTACTCCACAATTCCAGCTATAATTTTCATTCATTCCGTCCTCATTGTTCAGTTTATTAGCCTCATTATGCTTCTGATTATAACTTACTAAATCTTGTAATGTAAAGCCGTCGTGAGAAGTAATGTAATTTATACTGGCAAAAGGAGTTTTATTACTACCTGCATAAAGGTCAGGAGACCCTAATAACCTGTTTGCTAACTCCTCATAAGGTACTGGATCCCCTCTCCAGAATCTTCTTATTGTATCCCTATATTTACCATTCCATTCAGCCCATAGATATGGAAAATTACCTACTTGATAACCGCCAGGTCCTACATCCCACGGCTCTGCTATCAGCTTAACTTGTGATAAGATAGGATCCTGTTGTATAGCAACAAAGAAAGTCGATAACATATTCACGCTATATAGTTGTCTTGCTAGGGCAGATGCGAGATCAAATCTGAAACCATCTACATGCATCTCGAGAACCCAGTAGCGTAAGCTATCCAAAACCAATTGCAAAACTCTTGGATGAGACAAATTAAGCGTATTCCCTGTTCCTGTGAAGTCAATATAATAACGTTTATTTTTAGGGTCCAGCATGTAATACGAACTATTATCTATTCCTTTGAAACTCAAAGTAGGTCCAAGATGGTTTCCTTCTGCTGTATGGTTATATACAACGTCTATTATTACCTCTAACCCAGCGTTATGCAAAGAATTTACCAACTTCTTAAATTCAATGACCTGATTTCCTAAACAGCCTGAGCTTGAGTATCTACATTCAGGAGAGAAATAATTTATCGGATTGTAACCCCAGTAGTTCTTTAACCCTTTATCGACAATGAATCTCTCATCTACAAATTGCTGAATAGGCATTATCTCAACGGTTGTAATTCCTAAATCTTTTAGGTAATCAATCATAGTATCTGATGCTAAACCCAAAAAAGTGCCTCTAACGTTCTCCGGTAAATCTTGCCTTAATTTAGTTATTCCTTTTATATGTGTCTCATAAATTATACTATCCTTAAAAGGTATCTTTCTTCTAAAGAAGAAATGCTCGTCCTCCCAATCAAAATAAGGATTTATTATGACCCCTTTAGGTATAAATTTATCGTCTTTTCTCTCATCGAAACTGAGATCCTGGTTCTGATCTCCAATTTTATATCCAAAGACCGAATCATCCCATAGTAATAATCCGTTTATAGCTTTTGCATAAGGATCTATCAGTACTTTATTAGGATTAAACCTTAACCCTTCCTCTGGTTTATATGGACCATACACCCTGTACCCATACAACTGACCTGGTCTTAAACCAGGTACAAAAACATGCCAGAGATCTCCGGTTCTCTGTCTAAGTTCTATTATTTCCTTTGGCTCATCTTGTCTAGTCTGAGAGTACGTTAACAGTTCTACTTTTGTGGCGTTCTCAGAGAATAGTACAAAATTAACTCCATCTTCTTCCTCTATCCAAGTTGCCCCTAAAGGATAAGGTTCACCAGGCTTTAATGGTCGATCTTTCATTCTAATTGATATACCCCAACACCTCTGTTAACCTTAATTAATTCATCTTTTTTCAATTTTTTCGGAAATCCTATGCCTATAAGTAAATTACCTGTAATTTTAGAATTAATTACAATATCATCAAACGATGCAATTATTCCTATTTTTTCCATGATCAAAGTAATACAGTTCCCTTCTCTCCTAACTTCCTTTACCCTTTTACAATTATTATATCTCTTTCTGATATTTATCAGTTGTTTATAATAATCTAAAACTTCCTCATCAATTTTCCATGAAAGTTTACTCTTTAAGAACGCTTCCTCAGATTGTGGATCTATCATTTGATTATTTTCCTTTAGTCTACCTTCTCTAACACCCTTAATTAATACGGGATCTGAGAAATCAGAGAAGAAGAAAAAAGGATTCGTCTCATAATATTCCTCGCCCATAAATATTAGCGGTATATACGGTGAGAGTATATATAGTGTGGCTGCCATAAGGTATGTCGTTTTATCGGTTAATATGGAAAGTCTTTCCCCATTTCCTCTATTTCCTACTTGATCGTGATTTTGTATGAAGACTACAAATTTACGTGGTGGAAGATCACCTACAGGAGCACCATGAGTTCTTCCTCTGTATCTAGAATACTTTCCATCATAAACAAAAACATCTTTAAAAGTTTTCTCTATATCTTCTATCCTTCCAAAATCCTGGTAATAATAATCTTTTTCTTTTGTTATGAATGCATGAACTGCGTGGTGGAAATCGTCAACCCATTGAGCATCTATTTTATATCCACAATCATCTTTTACTATTTTTGGATCATTTAAATCACTTTCAGCAATAACAAATTTTCCTAATTGATGGGCTTTTTCAGCTATCTCTTGGAGGATATGCTTAGGCGAATTATCAAAAATTGCATGAACTGCATCCAGTCTCAGACCATCGATTTTAAAGGTCTTAAACCAATACTCGACATTTTCTAAAATGAATTTTCTAACTTGATCACATCCCCTATCATCAAAATTAAATGTTAATCCCCATGGAGTTTTATATCTGTCTGAAAAATAAGGACCTAATCCTAAAAGGTAATTTCCCTCAGGACCTATATGATTATATACAACATCCAAAATTACGGCTATTCCCCTTTTATGTGCCTCGTTTACTAGCTTAGCCAATTCCCATGGTCCGCCATAAGTATTTTGAACTGCGTATAGAAAAACACCATCGTATCCCCAATCTCTATTCCCTGGAAATTGTGCCACAGGCATCAGTTCAATTCCTGTGATTCCTAGATCCTTGAGGTAATCTAACTTTTCTATTACTCCTTTGAAATTTCCTTCTTGGGAAAAAGTACCAACGTGGAGTTCATATATTATTAGATCTTCTATTTTTACTTTTCCAAGGTCAAGAATCTGATAATCTGTTCTTATAAGTTGTGATTTGTCATGAACTCCTAAAGGTTGATATCGTGATGCGGGATCAGGTATCTCTCTCTTATCTTCTATAATATAAGAATAGGTTAAATTTTCCTCGATATCGTCTATTTCTACTTCGAAAAATCCCTCATCGTTTTTTTCCATTGGAATAAGTTTTTTGCTTAACTTCAGCTTAACACTATTAACATAAGGTGCCCATAACTTAAAGATACCTTTATTTTTTTCAATATTTCCACCGAACGAAAACATGCTGTTTAAATAGAAATTATGTCTTAATATATTTAAATGTTTTCGAGTGAAAATACTTATCAGAACTGATTAAATTCTTATTATTGTTGAGTTATTAGAGTATTTAGTATATAAGTTAAAACCATCATTTGTTCTATGAGTGGGACTTATCTAATAGAAATACAAAATAATAAAATCATATGGTAATATAAGAATAAGGTAAGTCTATGGATGATATTATGTTTACTTTATCAAGAAGAGTCAAGGTGGTAAGACGAAGGAGACTTACGTTGGTGCTTTAGTTGACCTAGTAAAGACTTACCTGAAATTGTAAGATAGAAGTGGGGTATTAGGGTGTATCCCCCTAACCTTTCAAAGGTAGCCGGGCAGGGACTCGAACCCTGGTCC is from Sulfolobus acidocaldarius DSM 639 and encodes:
- a CDS encoding anthranilate synthase component II, whose protein sequence is MIIDNYDSFVYNIAQLIGELGSYPIIIRNDEITLKGVERLNPDRIVISPGPGSPDKKEDIGIVNDVIKYLGRRIPIFGVCLGHQAIGFTFGAVIRRAKTIYHGKISKIVHSSSSTLYDGIPNRFEATRYHSLVIDNVKEPLVIDAYSEEDKEIMGVHHVEYRIYGVQFHPESVGTGYGRRIFYNFLNKV
- the trpC gene encoding indole-3-glycerol phosphate synthase TrpC, which codes for MPRFLNGWLTDVVQASLSRPKIEKVRDRPIFSLKKSIISAKNSGLNPIIAEYKRRSPSGINVDINIIEYVKFMENNGATGISVLTEEKFFNGSYNDLELVAKNVKLPILMKDFVVSEKQIDSAYNIGADVILLIAKILTERELVSLYKYAKSYGLEAIVEISDEEDLDVALRGNYDFIGVNARNLESLEVSLDRTKKLLQMIPKDRLKIAESGISTRQDIEELRASGADAFLIGTSLLKDQNKIKELI
- a CDS encoding pyridoxal phosphate-dependent aminotransferase, with protein sequence MSLDNFSKGALAISGETTLLYQDIARSVQKEKGIKIVNFGIGQPDFPTFQKIRDEAKKALDGGFTAYTSAYGIDELRAKIASFLSSKYNTNISSKEVIITPGAKVSLYLAFLLYVNPGDEVIIFDPSYYSYPEVVKMLGGKPVYVKMKWREDTGFSLNLNDLENKITDKTKMVVLNNPHNPTGMVFDPKEIDQLIEIAKSKNLIVLSDEIYDYFVYEGKMRSVLEDPDWKNFSIYVNGFSKTFSMTGWRLGYVVAKENVIKKMSEIAANVYTCPTSFAQKAAVSAFDTFDDVKKMIDTFKKRRDVMYSELKKIKGIQVNKSQGAFYMFPYLGEILRKSGMSTKDFSVNLIKEKGVVTIPGEVFPLDAGKEFVRLSFAVDENVIKEGVQRMSEFINQLMRS
- a CDS encoding valine--tRNA ligase is translated as MTISALELISYYTKFLSMLSQDEINKKLEEWPKHYDPKGIELKWQNIWMTKEFWEKVFRFRDEDEKSPVFVIDTPPPFTSGELHMGHAYWVTISDTIGRFKRLEGYNVLLPQGWDTQGLPTELKVQYKLKVPKENRELFLKKCIEWTEDMIKSMRTAMIRLGYRAEWERFEYRTYESKYRRIIQKSLIDMHKMGLVEMREGPVYWCPKCETALAQSEVGYKEEDGVLAYILFPFVDGEGGVTIATTRPELLGATQAVAVNPDDERYKSLVGRKVKIPLFDKEISIIADKAVEMTFGTGAVMISTYGDPQDIRWQLTYRLPVYEVVDDKGKIKNTNGLLDGLTVKEARKKIIEILKEKGYLIKVEKITHNVLAHTERSDCLSPIEFLIKKQIYIKVLEWRNKLLEDYKKMKFTPQRMSYYLEEWIKNLEWDWNISRQRVYGTPLPFWYCDNGHLIPAPEEVLPIDPSKVNPPVEKCPHCGLDLKPVKDVADVWVDSSVTVLYLTGFYDDKSRFTKTFPSSLRLQGTDIIRTWLFYTYYRTLALAGNIPFKEVLINGQVLGPDGTRMSKSKGNVVSPLDKVDEYGADAIRLTLLDAKIGDDFPFKWDTVKSKKLLLQKLWNAGRLSYPFIGKKKINKPSKLHEIDKWILQEHKKFVQQSIEAYRNYDFYIVVESIYSYFWETIADEYLELIKHRLFMEDESAIYTLSRIIKDLLILLYPIAPHITEEMYERLYGDKMSIALENLPDTSDLEDDGEAQKLGEYIKKATSAIRTLKIQNRLAIPTPISVKIYGPDDFIAKIKIIEEDLKKTLKLIDIIYQENNEIKVELLSDHGS
- a CDS encoding NAD(P)/FAD-dependent oxidoreductase, which codes for MLKIAILGGGVSGSLLAYLIKKYTNNYVKIFDIKDRYIKPCGDIVPNVFEPPNSWPRKYDIKRFAFYLDGERVYDIQYRSTKWIVIDKWKWINDMRKEVDFSYVGNFNGKEFDMTIDSKGPYDLDRKVVYTTRVLLKTDKFDDEAVIEFNTKYTGFYWIFPSEDGVYNIGAGFIEDKNSRDLTLKYIKEKFGDREYKIVDIRGAPISISPIHETNYKIGEARGLLFPLSGEGIRPSAISAVKAFEAIKNGKDFNKYLSEELKKIHEAISVQHMFLKLYLNSSLSLRKQFLRLFFKNEILIDAYLEDKITFEGIAESVRSIKGGSLLRKL
- a CDS encoding DUF1953 domain-containing protein — encoded protein: MDDGRIKMYLTYKLLSLRKQLAEDFLKGEYKGLDLEEGLCGFIRFNKILVIIKTKGSVNYKLKLEEGAIYTDVLTGEEIKKEVQINELPRILVRM